From Aegilops tauschii subsp. strangulata cultivar AL8/78 chromosome 5, Aet v6.0, whole genome shotgun sequence:
GAGGGGGAGTACAAGTGAGGGGAGAAGGTCGTGGCGGCAGGCTCTGGTCGCAGCAAGCCAGTGTTTTGTTTTTCATTTGACTATTTAGGTGGAGCTTGCCAAATTTCCATGTCGCAGACCTACTACAAATTACTCATTCCAAGACAGTTAGTATATATACAGAAATATCAATTAACATACAAAAACCGCCCCTTTTAATAATCCATGATTTCCGCCTTAATTAAGACTATGAGATGGCATGGGGTAGTTGTAGTGAGGGTCACAAGAATTGTGGGATCTCAAGGGGTAGTTGTAGTGAGGTGCAAAAGTTCTTGCTAGTGTTCCCATGAGCATCTGTTGTAGGAACATGAAAATTGTATTATGTGAGTACAACTATAATATAGACATACATAAGGTCATTCCAGAGGACGCATCACTATTTATTTGTACACTACTTGACTATATTATAAACATGTGACGTGCTTTGTTGGTGTAGTGTACATACTATCTAAATTATTTGATTAGGACAAATATTATCGTCCAAAAATTTATGATTGTCTGATTAGGCATTCCAATTTTTCTCTACCCTTGTTTGACTACATATTATATGACGTGATGAAATTTCAAACCCAGTCAACTAGCTAGCTGAATTGCTATGGTTGTTAAAGGGTTTTATAGCTGATTAGTTGTTTCCTAATAAAGGAAAAAATTAGTGATTAGTTAATCCCTCTGTAATACATCACTGAATTGTTCACTCTTCCATCATACTTCCACATGGAAAAAAAATATAATTTAAATTACATTTGATCTTTTCTCTAGATCAGCTTAAGGCTACATGCATCTCACCATTGAGTTGGCAATTGTGGAACTAAAGAAAGACCGATCGAGTCATCTATTTGGAGTCACAATTAGTAATTCTTAGCAAGGTAGAAAGTTCTTAGCATGGTAGAAAGTTCTTAGCAAGGTAGAAAGTTTACTAAAAAATCCTTGTTAAGGACCTAGTGCAAATTACTCAGTCCTAGCAAGTCATCATATATAAAGAAATATTAGTTCATATACACGAACCTCCCCTTTTATTAATCAAAAATCCTACACTCACAAACGACTTACAAAAGCTTACATAACTTTTCCATCTCAATCACAATTTGCCATGTGGCTAATTACGTAACATTTATGTTCATTCCTTCATAGGTGTAGCAGAGCCCTTTATTAATCCATAGTTTTACCCCCTCAATTTAGAATGTTAGACAGTAGTAAAGGGACAATTGTAGCGAGGTGCACAAATTCTAATTTTCCCTTGAATTTTTGTCGTGGGAATATCAAAATTGTCTTTTGAGGGTAAGTAGTATAATCCCGACAATATGAAGGTTTGATCTAGTTGACGCATCTCTATGTCTTTGTGCACCTACTTGACTATATTTTAAGTATGTGGTTTGTTATCTTAGTGTAATCTATGTATGATCTAAATTTCTTGATTAGGGCCAATAGTGCATTCTAGAAAACCATTAAGGTTGGGGTTTGTTTGATTAGGCCCAATAGAGTCTGGAAAACTGTTGAAGTCTAGGTTAAGCATCACAATTTTTCTCTACAATTATTTGACTACATATAAAATGACGTGATGGATCTGGACAATCAACACTAGCAAGCTAAACTGTTGTAGCTACAAATGGGTGTTCTCTCCGATGAATTGTTAAATATCAGGAAATATATGGTACTAATTAAGCTCTCTGGAATATGGCAAAGTATTATTCAACTCTTCCATCATAATTCCACATTGAAGAGTATAATGTACATTGTGTTATATCTTTTGCTTTGGATAAGCTTAAGGCAACATCAGACCATTAAGTTGGTAATTGTGTAACTGTAGAAAGAccgacaaagtcatctgtttgcAGTCCTAATTAATTATTGTTTCCTAGACACAACCTATTTTCTGAACGATATAGCCCTCAATCCTATAGTCACTAACAATTTCTCACGTAAGACTTGCAAGAGCCGCCTCGAACCAATTACCATGTGAaattcatcaaatcacataactaaCTTGGCGGGTTGGAGATAGTAATTTGACCCTGATTCATCTCCCGCTCCAATCCTATGGTACCACCCTCGCATCCACACCACCGCCTTGGCCCCATGCTCTGCAACCAAGCGTCACTTATTGGCCTTGATCGAGCCAGGGCCAAGAGGCTCAAGGAAACCCAAGGGGCTTCTATGTGGGTCAACATGTTGAATCTATCCTGTATAGGGAACCTGAGCTTAAAAACCATAAAATTCTCGGTTCATTATTGGAGGAGATGGTGACCAGACCCGGTACAACACGTAAGCAGCACAACCCTAACGACTGCGATCCATGTCATCTTCTATCCGTTATCACAGCCAACCCGATGACGACGACATCTGAGCTAACAATGCCATAGATGGTATAAACTTGGTGATATATTTGCTTTACTAGGGCTTGTTGCTGCTTTTAAAAAATATAGAAAAATCAACTTCCAAACGAAACCTTCCTTTTTATTAATCCATGATTGTCCCCTTAACTAAAACTGTTAGACGGTACCTAGTGGGCAGTTGTAATGCGAGGTGCATAGGTTCTTACAAATTAAACCCACGACATCTCGTGCCCCACTATGAAAATTGTCTTACATCAGTAGTATAATTTAGAAATTAAGATATGAAGGTTCAATCAAGCTTGTTAAGGTACCGCTATTTCTGCGTACACCTCTTTGGCTATATAATTATTTTGTGAtacattttttatttatttagtcTATTATCTAAATTGTTTGTTTAAGGCCAATATATAGTCTAGAAAAATGAATGTCCGGTCTAGCTAGTTGAGCCTTTGCAATTTATATGCGCACTTCCTTTACTATATTAAATGACATGAATGAAATCGTAGTGTAGTCTACTAACGAAATTCTTTGTGTGTGGCTTAGGAAAAATATATTAATTCTATAGATGCAACCTCCTCGTTTATCGATCTACTAGTAATCGTGTACGTTCGATGCACATTAATATTAGGCAATATATTAATTTCATGGCATCGTGTATGTGTCATGCACGTTATTAGGCAATATATTGATTGCATTGCGATCTTAATATTAGGCAATATATTGATTGCACTGCACACTAATATTTGACAAGATATTAATTGCACAATGATATTATGTAGGATATAATTAATTGGTTAGTGCTAGAATAGATATTGGACATCCTAATTAATTAGGGGAGGATAGTGTGAGGGAGGTCGTGGCTACGTGATTGGGGCTAGACATGCATGGGACTGTGGCAGAACATTGAATATGAGCCCTTGGATTGACTGGAAAACCTTGGAAGCAAGAATTAATTAGATGGATTAGATCATGGGGTGTGGGTTGTTCTGGGTACACTAGTTTTGGTGGCTTTAGAAGAATTGGAACTCGCGCATTCTTAAGTAGTAGATATGATTTGCTTTGTATAGGATTTTCAGACCGTGGGGGTAACATCAAATTTTCATTTCTAATTAATTAGTCCCTATGTGTGAAAGCAAAACCCATGATTGGTGGATTATAGGCTCCCGACAGCTCTACCTTGGCAGTGGCAGCGTCCATCTTGAAACCAATGGTGAGCGCAAATCCTACCATGGCCCACACTCTACAACTAAGGTCCACCCTACCATACTCTGTCGATCCCGTTCACTACATTGGATGCCTCTGTCGCGCGGGGTGGGGGCAAGAGAAACCATAGACGCTTCGTGTGTAATGTGGTGAGGTGCGGGGTGGATTTGGACCAAACATATTATAGTCCAACATATTATTGAATGATGATCCAAACCCTTGTGGGTCTATTTTTGTAGAAAGACCTCCAAACAAGTACACCCTCTAGACTTCCTGAAAATAGTGTAGAATTTTTAAAATTGTAATCGAGTAAAGTGAGCCCTTGGTTATTTATTTTTGAAATAGTTTTATAGTACACCACGGCTCGGTTTGCTTATTATTAGTTGTTCCTTGGCATCATTATATCTAGATTTACTTCTTTCGTTTATTTTAGTATATGAGAACGACTTTCAACTTTTATAGTTGCTGCTGAAACATGTTATATTGTTTTAGTTGCTGCTGTAAAAGTTTGATCGAACCCTTCCGTTTTCGAAATTCTTTGGAAAGAATCAAAATTGCAAACCACCAGAATTCAAACTTTATGACCACTTCAACTTATAGTTattttaaaaaattaggaaattCGAAGAATTTCTACATGTGACAGTAGATAGCAATTGGAATAAAATAAAGCGGAAAGGTACGCGAGATAAGGAAGTTATGTAGTACGTAGTACATAGTATCTCGTTAGTTGTTGGAGAAATGATATTCCTACATGGACGTGGTATATCATGCATGCATTCACTGTCTGCCGTTGCTTTGAGATTCGTGTCATACTTACCTATTTTTGGGGAAGTTTGTCTCATTTAAGAGTATTGCATAATGTTTTGTTAGGCTTCTTTTTCTTGTTTCAAAGTGTATCATAACGTTTTGTTGTTTGCCATCAAAACCGTAATGAAACCACCAAATTCTAAAAGAAATAAGAATCTGCTAAACTTCTACCAATGCAATCTTCCTTCCTTCAGTGTGCTGGAAAATTTCGAGAAAACTTTTCTTCGCCCTTTGGATATTAGTTGGGACAAGTTCTGTAATTTTCAGTCCAATTCGAAGATTCATTTTAAACGGAAAAAATTGAAGTAATTCAGTCTACCTACCTTGAATATTCTAGGAAAGGTTGTGCACATTTGGCCCGGCGTTTGAAAGTTTGGACCTAAAGTACGTTTGGCCAACGGTTGCAAGAATGCCCAAACCTTCTTTCCTTTTTACAGGAACCCAAACCTTCAAACCTTCCAGCAAAATTTCTCCGGAGTGAAGGTAATTCATTTACTTTTTTCGGAAAAGTAGGATATACCTCCGGCCTCTgtatctggacgatgcatgcagccatattattaattattcacaaagatcatactccctcctttcatctatatagggcctaatgcgtttttcaagaCCGTCTTTAACTATTGATAAGATTAATAATACACGAAATgtgtaatgtgaaaattatatcattggaagcttcTTTCACGTATGAATTTGacggtatgctttgtgtaacttgcatgtcatatattattgctctaacacttggtcaaatttagcctcgaaaaacgtattgggccctatatagatggaaggagcgAGTACAAGGTGATACATCAATAAGCCTGAAACCACCATCTTGGCAACACCGTTGCTACTCCTATCCCCTTGATGAAGGCGTGCCGAATGTCCGTGCCTAATACCAAATAGACATCGCACCAAAgtctaacatctaaagccgggtGTCCCATCCAAGCCACTATCTGGATTGGGTCCCACACCGGTCTAGCACACTCCCAGTGAGCACCGCACGTTGCAAGGGCCGTCATCTCCATCTTCCCTCGGTCCATCCTCGGAGCAGAACTGATGCACTAACCTTCTCAGGCCTATCTACCATCAATGCCACCTTGACGCCAGACAACttcctcctcctgcgcgagtccatctccgcgcatcaGATGCCGAGTCTCCACAGCGCCACGCCGCCGAGAACCGCCACCATCAATGTGGAAGATGAAGCACGCCGTCCTCCGGTCCCTCGAGCCCGTGTGCGCCTCAaagaatgacgcccccaaggGGGAAACGACACTAGAGAACCGCCGTCATCCgatctactgatctagggtttcccccggaggtagcagagagtggccttgaacttctccacgatgatgccttcaggaagggaacgacgcagaCCGTGTCACCATTGCCGGCCTTGGCAATAGCCAATAGCAGGTTTTCACCCAGATCTGATTGAAGACCTCTATCACTCGTGCACGGGCCGCCGCCATCCCTGCCGGGATCTCAACGAAGACTCCAAGGAGTGGATCGGCGCCGCGGCGTCGTCGACGTTGTGGCCGCCGTCACcggccaagggtttcccccgatCCCAAGAGCCCCACCATCCAATCACCGCCCAATACCCGGATCCGACGAGCAAGGCCACACCGAAGCCTAGATCGAGCGGGATAAGGTGAAGGAGATGAAGCTGGCGCTGGTCGATCCAGATCTGGAGGCCGGCCGACGGAATCACGGCCGCCATGAGCTCCCAACACCGGGTCCTCGCCGCCCATGGAAGCCGAGGAAGACCGGCCACACACCCGCAGCCACCATCCGTCGCAGGGAAGGTGCCGCCCACCTTGACCGGGGCCGCCACCCCGGCACACCAAGCTCTCCGCGCCAGGCAACAACAGCTAGCCCCGCCACCACCTTCCTCGACGCCGCGCGGGCTTGCCGGCAGCTATCTCTGGTGGCGGCGAGATCtggagggagggggaagggggccggcggCGCTCTAGGGTGGGGCCGCCCTAGTCGCCCCAGAGGAGCGACGCGGGGGCGGGAGGGGGGAGGGACCTATCACATGACCCAGGTAATTCGTTTACTAGATTTAGATTGTGTTTATAATATTGAATAGTCCTTCAATTTTTTCCCAATAAAAATAAAACTTTCAAATAAATTCTCAGTGAGCCAGCTCGGTTTGAGCCTGCTGCTCAAGCCGAAAGTGAGCTGAGCCACTACTATAGCTATAGCCTTTTCAGCAGGGTGCCGCTAAATGGCCGCTTTCACAAATAGCCCGCTATAGCCTACTATAGCCCGCTATTTGAAGGCCCGCCGCTATTTTTCATAGCCCGCTATTTAAAACATTGCTCTATAGCCAATGCCGGTCATGTGGGTCATGTCTGCCAGACTGAATAAAATGAAATGGATGGGTAGGCGGTATGAAGAAGCTGTCTACCAGTAGGATGTGTATATACTATATATAGGGAGGTATCCCTGCCTATCTATCACACACACGCAGAGCCATACAGAAGCTGCTCTCTCTGTCTGTCTTAGTCTACTACCCCTCCTGCTCGATCGACCGACCTTAGCGAGCACCATGGCGTTGTTCCACGACGACGAGAAGCCTTCTTCTCCGAATAATGCAGGTACAGCTAGCTAGCTTAATTCGATATCGCATGTACTTAACTAATTCATAAAGGGAATGGGGTTGTTGATGGAGGATTATATGCATGTGCAGGGAGCAAAGATGGGCTGGTGACCATGGCAATTCCGGCGTACAGCAGGAAAGATGTGGGGCTGACCAAGGATACAGTGACGGCGATGGTGGAGATCAGCGCCACATCCTCCGCCGCCATGAGGGAGGGGCTGGACCTGGTGGCGGTGCTGGACGTGAGCGGCAGCATGGGCGGGGACAAGATCCAGAGCGTGAAGAAGGCCCTGCAGTTCGTCATCATGAAGCTCACCCCCGTGGACCGCCTCTCCATCGTCACCTTCGACAGCACCGCCCGCAGCCTCAACCCGCTGCGCTCCATGACGCAGGCTGCCCAGACCGACCTCAAGGCCATCGTCAACCGcctggcggccggcggcggcaccGACATAAAGGCCGGCCTTGACCTGGGGCTGGCCGTCCTCGGCGGCCGCGTCCACACCGAATCCCGCACCCCCAACATCTTCCTCATGTCCGACGGGCAGACCTCCGGTGACCCCAGGCAGGTCAACCCTGGCGAAGTGGCCGTCTACACCTTCGGTTTCGGCGCTGGCACGGACCACAAGCTGCTCAGCGACCTGGCCAAGAAGTCTACTGGCGGGACGTACAGCGCGGTGCCCGACGGGACCAACCTCAGCGCGCCCTTCTCGCAGCTGCTGGGCGGCCTGCTCACGGTGGTGGCGCAGGACGTGCAGCTCACGCTCGAGCCCAACAACGCCGATGGCGACCTGGACAAGATGACCGTGGCCCCCGGCACGGACTACACCACCACCACCGACGGCAAGAGCGGCCTCATCACCATCAAGTTCGGCACCCTCTTCAGCGGAGAAGCGCGCAAGGTGGCCGTCAACTTCACGCTCAGGGACAGCGACGAGACCGAGGAGTACGACGCC
This genomic window contains:
- the LOC109755211 gene encoding probable E3 ubiquitin-protein ligase WAVH2; the protein is MALFHDDEKPSSPNNAGSKDGLVTMAIPAYSRKDVGLTKDTVTAMVEISATSSAAMREGLDLVAVLDVSGSMGGDKIQSVKKALQFVIMKLTPVDRLSIVTFDSTARSLNPLRSMTQAAQTDLKAIVNRLAAGGGTDIKAGLDLGLAVLGGRVHTESRTPNIFLMSDGQTSGDPRQVNPGEVAVYTFGFGAGTDHKLLSDLAKKSTGGTYSAVPDGTNLSAPFSQLLGGLLTVVAQDVQLTLEPNNADGDLDKMTVAPGTDYTTTTDGKSGLITIKFGTLFSGEARKVAVNFTLRDSDETEEYDATLAEARHSYAGQKTRQPPENILIVRTPNPSPADPSSAGASQRTVQAEELRRLHANTIGAASLLADAEKLAEARDKIMDAQNAVEDIMLDDGERMINALRAELLQLLTFMESQALYNERGHPYALATIASHGRQRTAGRGDEGEVISLYVTPRMIAYLEQAKRFEENPEEPVPTADDDVEEEIKNDPFGTIAAPLALYLDTAIQALQSIKKVLAGASKR